tctgtgtgaatttgtaatagtgatatgtttttaaatgtttttaaggaccaagatgcagtccttgagagagcacaacccatgcaatccatttatagtgaaccggaaccggacgcgatgtgcccttgttcatgcaagcgtaatatagttgcagtcgttataagaaaaaagttagaacaagttcccgaagagaatttacgggcttgtttagaagatctcgaaaataaaataaaaaaatattattaaatgtgtatcaagattatgtgtactctatcataattatagcttcagtgtaaaagtcaatcatatatacattcgttagtgaaatatcgttataaaataagggttattccactagtcagagttaccactaagttgttaccagtggtaactacaatgttattttcccataggcaattactggaaagattatatcataagattcataagttttgttttattttatacacatgtaaagcatgaccagaaatatatgactacgcgccatgtagcggaatttcattaaaactattttcttcatagtcatcatactatactgaactgtcactccatacatcagaataacaacgcactcctgcctgacaatagttatttatatttctggtcaggctttagtttcttaaccatacttaccatatccaacgcgatcaatgttattttcaccaaatctaatggcaacagctgagactgtttcctcgcctttaattgattggcctcaatggccactgtgtaagagtcgttagaggtgcacattgaattagagcacacaaatattatttcagtagttgcctaatatcaaggacgatatataccgggactgacaaagcccatacaaaagtttacccctgaaatgtcccatacatttaTGGTTTAAGAATTTATTTCTCCAAAAAGAATATAACATTCACTTAACTTAGAGAAATACAAAACAGTCTTACTTAAGTATTATTTACAAATGTATGAATACAAAATTCATATAAACGAAACATGCAATaaaatcatatttaaatatgtgGGTACAGCGTTCGCCGGTATTAGCTGATAAGTGACCAAACTGTAATAAAGTCAAGTAGTACGAGCGCGGGCGGGGCCGACCGTCCAGCGTAACGTGACCTATGAGTCGGTATACTAGCCGTTATTCGTATACCGGTTCGTTTGCGCAGTCGGCGCTTACTCGATACCCGGGGAGCAGTTAGAATTGGCAGTGTAGCATTGCATTGCATGTGAGGCTTTATTACGTACCGAGTTTTATATTGCTATGGGCAAGTGGACGATGGTCATTACGATAGCTGAGcaatgtaatattttgttgtaaattcattatttattttattcatctgTTTAGTTTTAAGAACTTCATTTTAAACGGTAAGTAATTGGATATTTTCGTAAGTTTttgtaaatttatgtttattatatttatttatttaatttatgttttgttattgatttatttattattggggtcgaattacaatatttacaaagaATATAAATAAGGCGTGCATTAGTGTATAAGCAtatctatataaatatatatattaattattatttatttaatttattttttactattgatttatttattattggggTCGAATTACAATACTTACAAAGAATATAAATAAGGCGTGCATTAGTGTATAAGCAtatctatatatgtatattcattattataatttttatatttgccaGGTTCCTCGAAACTAATCGAGGGAGGCTTAATTATTAgtaataatattgtattttataggaattattttattttttagtttagtttttttttttagtttagtttagctacaacgtgcaattttttttttatgtatacttTTTAATtgtacttagttttttttttttttttgctgtttatttattaatttattttatagcatATTTAAAGCTATACAAATTCTGAGTAGACAGTAAGAAAGTGCTTTTTTAggcgttttttgtaaatattaaagGACTTACTTTCTTTTAATGGGTTAGGTAACATATTATACAATTGGGCACCCTCGTACATTATGTTCTTTTTGCCGTAGTACATTGTCCGTGGTGTTTGGAGACATATATGGTTAGCTCGCCTTAGTGTACGTTTTCTGACctgatattttaatttaaaagttatttgaCAATGaattttttgtgttaatattttccGGACTAGAAtacatgtattatatttatacatttgGGACAATGTCATCAATTGAGTTTCTTTATATAGTTCTCTAGTTCTTGTTAGATAGTTATAATTAAAGAgagtttttataattttattttgcgcTATTTGCAATGGTTTTATGTTTACTTTTGCTGCACATACCTATATTTCAATCATGTACTCCAAGTGTGATTTTATTAGCGAGTTGTAAATAATATACCGTACAGGCTTAGGAAAACATCTATTTATGCCTCTGAGCATACCCATTAAAGATGACATCTTAGATTGAATATTCTTAATATGTGGTTTCCAGTTTAGGCGGCTGTCTAATGTAAGGCCAAGATATTTTTCGGATTCTACTCTAGATAGTGGTTGCGTTGCGCAtttccgagcgattatttccgaaaaaattaacaatatcaaaaaatgttagtagtaaacccctattcattttttaatacctatccaacaataggtatatcacacgtcagggttgaaatgaaaaaaaaaatctctccccactttacgtgtaggggggcgggcaccctaataatgttctcatgcaatgattagttggtttcgatttagcttaatatattttttgttcttatttatggtgtctgtattaagctctgccgtgaaaaatatttaaagaaataaggaggccgtttcatcatcgccaccagtacaaaacaaggtcccacgtaagcagaaaataaacatcgacgacttcgatacaggcacaagcttcatgaattttaggctgtgtggaagtagcaagtcttcaaacctagcttattaaattgtcattctctaaaaccatgctttaattttctacaaatattaacgcgaaacgaaacccagtactcgctgtcccgattatacatgacgtcggcacattattgccatatgaaaacgatttgtagcgacactcttccaaggtcaaataaaaacttgtcaggctttagttactaaaaaaaatccggatttaatccggaGTTCGGATTTTGCCCTAAAAATAATCCGGATTCTAtattattgcaatccctaggtataacccaatcctttcagaaaatatttactttatcacaaaattattttaaactttctttttgacatcgaaaaggctttagttttttacataccgaataactttatttcggtatcacgattccttttaagataattacattatgtataaggtaaggaataatatttagaatacctaaaatatgacaaatttgcattctattcaaatcagtacgagtatacttcacggagtccaaaactatacgcaaatcagaagtccaaaactagaaaaatatagatagagagcgattgcgggcgccggtcggctcgagcgcgagtacttgcgccgccggcgtacgcgtctgtgtgcgtgcgccacgcgcacacacaactttactatacagggcctctctgtgggttccgcccccgtcaacgcgacggcgataaagacctaaaattcgtgcttgcctcctgtatcgtcttaatcctttaatgattccgttaacgtgaaactttaagtagacaggttttatgaagacaattggccggtgagccctacaattttaaaatttgccgccctttatacatggtgtatattctatgctgtttcttcctatcctaatagtttcaatatcaagcatacactatcactgcacgttcgctgtttatacgccgaaagttgcaactcaagtaaatgaagtaaacaaaacaaacaacctaccttcaccttcattgccggccgcggccggccggctaaccgaaacagaaatataaatgaacttcgtgtgaaaaagagacagcgaaaggCGGCTCGTGCGTCGGAGAAAACACTCGGCTCCGGcgctcgctacagtcgctataccgctatacctactcccgcgcggctcggaacgaaataatattggttttaggaacgctaaaattctgttcgttcatttaaacgttactgtaaggaactgttctttgagggaacgaaataagaaccgaaaccgaaattattttgttcccactgaacaaaatttataatgaaccgttcgtttagggaacgatataagaaccgtaaccgaaattattttgttcccattgaacaaaatttataggtaacggtttaagaacgatatcaaatggtatttgggaacgggttccgatccctgCGCGAGGCAATTTCCTCGTGCGGAAAATGTGCTATGTAGACGTGCCCCAGCCTGCAAAtacccttgcaaatgtttaatgtattggctaaaaaagataaatgtgcttatcagaaaattcaaaaaatctttaatatttcagataatttaattttatcacgaggttattatttattaattaaattttgcagACAACGTGAATGACGTAGAATTatctagccttttccattctacgtccatcttttatgaagggccaatgccaagtgattggttcaccaatgtgtaaacagcgactcttatcttggccaagggggtgcTCCAAGGGTTGGCccaaccgttggccccatgtgtacagcggccattacgtATTTCGACTTCGAACAAAGAGGAAATGCCTTATTTACGTAGTCTTAATTGTAGGGTCACAATAACAGTTCCAATAATTCAAAGGTCAGTTGACGCGGGgcgtgttgccaacagtaaacaATAACGAATGCACAGAATTCGGGGTAATGTATGCATGAGTCAGCCGGCCTGTTATCTTTATCCCGATAGGGGCGGCTTTATGCGTGATGTAACCAAGTTATTAAAAAGTTGGTGTGTTGTGATGTGACAACTAGTTCGAAATGTTTATTGGATGTGAAAGATCAATTTACAACTAGTATGTAttgtattgaagtattataTACAGTTCTGTCTCTTTTCTGTGACAAACCCTGAAAACTATTGAGAATATACATGATAttgatttaataatttatgcacgaaatattTAAAAGGCAGGTAAGAaccaattcattatttttaaaatcgggacttaatcgcgtataactacatattaaactgacctccaacgtttcaaggacggcgttgtccccgtggtctcggagaagactggcttgaaatgacatcaacaccttctgacagccgcgcgagtttttcgaactacccgcacttggtttcgattatcaacttgaactgtttgcgcactgtttatatgtcgacagagtaacatccctagtgcgcaaacagttcaagttgataatcaaaaccaagtgcgggtagttcgaaaaactcgcgcggctatcagaaggtgttgatgtcatttcaagccagtcttctccgagaccacggggacaacgccgttcttgaaacgttggaggtcagtttaatatgtagttatacgcgattaagtcccgattttaaaaataatggtgtaataatcgtgaaagtttaaatcagtgttaagAACCAATTGCCTACTATATTTCGTTTCCTAAGTATGTCTTTACTGCAGCCTGAATAGAATGGATTCTCAAAAGACGAACGAAAATTAATTTTCAAAAAGACGCGCGTTTCCCTCTCCCTGTCAGGGCGTGTTGCTTTACCGAGGCACATCTTGGCCATTTGCGACGGAAAGGAGTTGTCTTGTTGTCTTGTGGCGCCGCTCGCACTGAGTGTACGCGCCTTTTAAAGAAGTACACCACACAAACCTGTGGCCTGAACTATGTAACTCTGtattagggccatttttttttcaaagttgtccacctccaccccacttttttttttgatttggaaatttttttgtggacatttttttctcctatcagcacgggaagcatggtcgcgcggtagacgataaaatagcaggccgtccctatcgcaatatttgtaagtgcgatagggacggcctgatattttatcgtctatcctTCCCTatatgcttcccgtgcaggattctgagtatgaatcgcgtaaaaaatacctgacaattttgaaaaatttataacaatattatcAAGATAAATTTAATCAAAACACTTGAATATTCCATAAGTTTTCTGTTGGCCCCCTCCTACATAACTCTAACCAAACtatactttgtttattttgagcCCACATCCATGACTGATAATGGTAACCAGCCAATTGTGTCTGGAGGCAGTTTTTATAATACTCGCTGTGTTATCACTTGTGCTAAAGTTCTAATAATTGCTTCCTGATAACAGTAGGCAGTAAAGGGAATAAAAAGCAATTTAAATTGTGAGTTGGAGACTCACtcctcatatttttttaattctgtTTTAAATACTGagataaagtaaaaataatagttatttgttatacaagggggcaaagttgtattttaacgccaatATTTTTGTGGATCTTATCAATAATTTAAGAATGGCAATGCATGTATACAAACAGAtgattttctattatttgatctCAAGAGAAGATTAATATCACTGATTAGATAAAAATGTTACATACATCAAGCAACTCATTAATGTTACTTAATGCATGATAAAGTTACAGCAGAAAAGGTTTGTACAACCACAGAAACTTATCAACACCACAAAAATACATTCTAAAAACACTTTCAGTTTTTCTTAAGGTATATATCTCTTTAGGATAGTCCAGGTGTATACAACCAGTTCTCTAGGCATTGCGTAACCTGAATGAGTTAGGAACTGCCCCAGGTAACTATAGCAAccagcaaaaacaaaaaatcttaCCTTCAACACCAGCCTTCCCCTTCAGTGCAATAACCTTGCTGGCCGGATTCATTATAGCTGAATCAGCACTGATCGGCCTTCTTATAGGATTGGTGGGGTCCGCCATATCGATGATGACCACTTCTGCAGTCTCTCCGACTTTCTCCCGGACGCAGATGAACTTGTCCGACTCCATTGTGAGGGTGTTGAAGGAAATGGAAGCTGGATTGATGCCAACATTTGTGAGCTGTAACAATTACATTCATTATTGTTTGACAAACTGATTTATTACTTATGGTTGAAGACAGAAGGATGTAAATACTATATAAGAAGTAATGGTTTGTATgtccatttaatttaaagccctaagtaatattgttttttaataatatggctTATCTTAATGATAATGCTTTTTGTTTGGCAGAGTATACCAGATCAACACTAGTTTATGATAAAAGACATATTACATACTTATTTTAAAGTCAACATTatgaatcatcatcattatcattatgaGATTTTCATTGTCCATTGCTAAGCacaggcctctcttctagtatgcCACTTGTCCCATTATGAGTATGAGAACTGACTTTATGCGaggtttttaaattttaattagaataaatgtttaaaacaaactaaatttACCAATTAAGTGGGTAGCTGGAACTTTAAATGCCTAGTTGGTACTTTGCAAGCTCAGTTTGTAATCTATTTAagagtttattttaaaaaacaaacaataaagacCAAAAGCATTATTCATTATCTTTATCTTGTGTAAATGATAAAattttgttctttgtcaataaTACAAATTCTGTTACTAGTACTACTCTCAGTAtgatacttttatttttattagattcCTATAAGATTTGAAAACTTGTGAATTCAAGTAAGATAGTAAGGGGCACCTCTTGAGACTATGAATGAAATATGTTATCAATGAATGTGTAAAGTGAGTAAAGATTTTTCATTCAAAGTAAAAGTTGGCATGGAGGAATTCTATAAAATTAAGTGAGTGAAAGCGCGGGATTGACCTGGCTAATGAGTTTTGGCAACGATTTGGAAACATATGATCCAGAGGTGAATGTGGAGCAAATCAATACCGGGCACCCACTCCCGACGGCGCAAGCAGGGGGTGGAAACTGTCAACCGTAATTGCGCAATGTCACTACCAGCTACTATTGTTCCATATCCGACATAATAACGCGGTAAACATCCATCAGACACCCTCTGCTCGTCACCTGAATCATCTATCATCGCCGTCAAGCCGCTATACGTCTATGTTCATCGAATCGATGGGCGTACATACCTGCAGGTGCTCCTGGAACCGAATAGGCAATACTTGCGCCATGGCTGCTAGATCTTCACTCTAACTAGACCGATTTAAATTACACACGACTCTTCCAAATCGCAGTCTGAAATGATAACACAAAAAATTCTTTTCACTGCTGTCTCATCGGAAAACACTTTTGACAATCAACATGGCGTTCTCGAAAGCGAGAATGACAACGGCCGAATatctatgaaataatttatggaTTTATAATGACGTAGCTATTTATTCACTCACACAATCGATTTATTTCTACATTAAGGAAAAATAGGACTTGATAACTTCTTTAATATGTAGAGAAATTACGAAAAATTCTACAACACCCGCAGCTGCCACATATACAAATGAAATGGCAGATATCAGAGAGAAAAAGAAAGGTAGACTAAGCGATGAGTAATCGATGCATTCACAATCAATTTGTGAATGGTTGGCTTTTATTTAGAAGAATTATACCATAAAATAAAGTTTAATGTTGTTAGGAAAAGAATAGAAATCTACttgatttattttcttttatgaaaatttataataatattctgATTCTTAATAAAACTTCTAGCAACACTGACCCGCATGGGATACCCgcccaaaaaaaatcaaacaaaacaaaaagaaatCAAGAAGTGTAGCTTTTACTTAAAACATAAAGTTAAATACAAAGGTTAACGAGTTTCCCTTACGACATATAAGGTTTATATTTTCAAGGATTTATTAGATTTCGATGAAAGATTTTGCTTTGCAATTTTTCTGCTGGATATTTTTTCAGTCTGCCAATGATCTCTTTTTCTTTGTGTCACATCTGACATcagctgtcaactgtcaaatctatgtttttattttctgcTGCTAGATTGTGTGCATGattttgcaataaattaaaatttctttgtttGTGTTAAATAAACctgataaaaatatcaaaatggtAGGAATTATAGTGGTTTCATTCGATAGAATGTGGGATGTGATTCATAAATTGTTTAACATACACTTTATAGTTTCAGTTTGGATTCAACATGTTCCATGAAATATCGCGGCCCTTCAACATGTCTTACAGATGCTTCTCAGTGTCCATGCTGCCAGGAAACGAGAGACAGGATGTTGAGAGAGGAGGCAAAAGTTAGCAAATACTTTAAATTTGGTTACAATAGCGTTATTTCGAATATATCTTAGTCCTTATCTTTCTGCCCTTAGTTTTTCTTTCACATCATTGATTTTACAAATTTTGTACATGACTATCATGAAAACGTGAATGTGTCTGTAATtaatagtatgtatattgtatcttCTGTTGGTGAtcctaataaacaaataaacaaaaacgTTGTCTTAACAAACTGTACCCAGAATAATGTACACCCCAagcatttaaaataaaataaaatgatttattacaGGGTAACACACTTAAAAAGATGCTCTAACTTACAAATTATTTTTCTAGGAACATTATCagcaaattaataatatttttaatgataTTCAACTATGGAAGTAGCAAGTGATATAAATAAGATTCTAATTGGAATGTTTCCAGTAATCATGCCTCCGTCAGCACTGGAGCAGCTAACAAGGTTGAACATAGAGTACCCCATGATCTTCAAACTGACCAACAAGAAGTCCAAGAGGTCCACTCACTGTGGAGTGCTGGAGTTTGTGGCAGATGAAGGGAAAGTGTACTTGCCACACTGGGTATGTTGAATATTATTTATGaagaaccaggggcggctcactccgcgagtctatcgccacgctacaagtacatccgggcggccgcgagttcgcggcctactcaggggtggcgcgcattctcacggaatgcatgTTCGctctttctattgttactttacgtcgcgatgTATTTTTAAGCAATCtgcgcgtgtggaatggctaataatacttagttaaatagacatattgaataaaataaacaccataagacattcttacacagatctactactgattaagtcccacggaaaagtttaataaggcttgtgatgttggaactttaacaaaaatatataaatatagtatatatacctagaaagtacccaagagttgaatataatagtataacattttatgtgagtattaattcgtttgaatccattggtaaccctatcaccggacgccgcgcacgtgcggctcgtttctttgttagaattttgtaggtatttaaaaaggcggcatttcgtgaacatcaaagcagtgggccttctgtacttgtactattatatattctgtggaagaACTTTAATTGGGCAAGGTCTGTTATTTGTAAGTCTGAATTATTTGGCTTACACATACATATAGGTAAATAATGGGCCTTGGTAACTGCCAACCCTGCCTAGTAGTGTAAAGCAATAAAGTATTAGCTTCACTAGGAGCTTGCTTACTCGAAATAAATCAATAGATTTCACAATATATTATAAGGGCTATTTTACACAAAATGGTtattttctctcaaatgtgtaAAACATTTGGCTTTGGAAACATATTTTCTATTACTTTCTCCTGAAGTGGAAATTACTCTTTATATGTCTAAAATTTATAATGCACAATTATCTGTAATCCAaattacttactaatattataaatgggaaagtgtgtgtgtctgtttgtttgtccgtccttcacggcaaaacagagtgacgaattgtcgtgttttttttaagtggagatagttgaaggaatggagagtgacataggctactttttgtctctttctaacgcgagtgaagccgcgggcaaaagctagtagataaTAAGATGTTTATTTCCAGATGATGGCCAATCTGGTGATGGAGGAGGGAACCCTGCTCCAGATAGAGAGTGTCTCCCTGCCTGTGGCCACATTCTCCAAGTTCAAACCTCTTTCCGAAGACTTCTTAGACATAAGCAATCCTAAAGCAGGTAAATATGACATCTCCAGATCTCCACCGGGCAACTTTGCACAGACGATCCTAATGAGGTAGCTCTAGTTCATGTATGAAGCATTCAATGCACACTAGGTTCAAGCGCCGATCCAGAGAAGGGGAGGTTGTAGGGTCTTTGGGTTCTAGAATTGAACCATCAGCTTCAAATTCTTAGTAGGGTATATCAGTATAttctaataatattattaaattaaaacgggacttaatcgcgtaaaacttacgttaagtcccgttttaatttaataatatgagtgaagatcgtgttagtttaaatcaatatatatcCTAATAATGTCTATGAAGACTATTTTCTCATTTCATCAAGATGTTTTTGAAACTGAATAACAAACCTTACTTCTCTGGTGCAGCAACTCAAAGCGTGTCATGGCCTCCAACATGAGTTTTCGCCACTGGATCCATTCCTCTGCAGTTTCTCCTTCATCCTGGAGCTCATGCAGATCCTCGCCCAATAATAACTCTCTGAACTTTTtccatttcatacatttttatttcactcaAGATTCCCTAGAGCCTCTCTGAAGGAACTCTGTCCACCTTGCGAGCCCTTTGGCTTCTAACAACAGTAGCCAAAGTTTGACCTCCTCACATCACTAATTTTATAATGCATTGTATTGTGTACTCTTACTacatttaataattatgtagtaTCATAACGAAATTGTGTTGATGAGGCACCTTCATCTCGCAATCCCAATTGCCCTGACTAAATAATCTATTATATATGAAATATttaagatacagcggggcaaatgtaactggtccattttttccatgttttacaatgtttgcattattaaatagagtgtccatcggttatatatggtaggcgtgttcagtgaatacatgtagaactctacatcatagtgtaataatggaaaaaatggattagtcacaattgccccccagtcgagattttctccgctgtaccttaatcacAAATTTGTTTTTTAGTACTGGAGAACTGCCTACGTAACTTCTCATGCCTGACGACCGGTGACGTCATCGCCATCAAGTACAACTCCAAAGTGTACGAGCTGTGTGTGCTGGAAACCAAACCTGGAAATGCTGTCATCATCATAGAGTGTGATATGAACGTAAGTATCAGTGGCGGCGCGTGAAAGTttttgttggtaaagccggaggggtttttgggatctgttttgtatggtcTTCAACAGGTACTGCAGAATTtca
Above is a window of Leguminivora glycinivorella isolate SPB_JAAS2020 chromosome 19, LegGlyc_1.1, whole genome shotgun sequence DNA encoding:
- the LOC125236667 gene encoding ubiquitin fusion degradation protein 1 homolog isoform X1; the encoded protein is MFQFGFNMFHEISRPFNMSYRCFSVSMLPGNERQDVERGGKIIMPPSALEQLTRLNIEYPMIFKLTNKKSKRSTHCGVLEFVADEGKVYLPHWMMANLVMEEGTLLQIESVSLPVATFSKFKPLSEDFLDISNPKAVLENCLRNFSCLTTGDVIAIKYNSKVYELCVLETKPGNAVIIIECDMNVEFESPVGYKEEERTSHEAQSEAEQDPAALMPEPSGFVPFKGEGNRLDGKKKKLVSESDSEPAATSRQPYVRGIPDYEYEIGTIRFIRTRPSSAREETPIQPFEAFKGEGFTLRTAKSN
- the LOC125236667 gene encoding ubiquitin fusion degradation protein 1 homolog isoform X2 translates to MFGFNMFHEISRPFNMSYRCFSVSMLPGNERQDVERGGKIIMPPSALEQLTRLNIEYPMIFKLTNKKSKRSTHCGVLEFVADEGKVYLPHWMMANLVMEEGTLLQIESVSLPVATFSKFKPLSEDFLDISNPKAVLENCLRNFSCLTTGDVIAIKYNSKVYELCVLETKPGNAVIIIECDMNVEFESPVGYKEEERTSHEAQSEAEQDPAALMPEPSGFVPFKGEGNRLDGKKKKLVSESDSEPAATSRQPYVRGIPDYEYEIGTIRFIRTRPSSAREETPIQPFEAFKGEGFTLRTAKSN